A section of the Branchiostoma lanceolatum isolate klBraLanc5 chromosome 19, klBraLanc5.hap2, whole genome shotgun sequence genome encodes:
- the LOC136425136 gene encoding collagen alpha-2(IV) chain-like: protein MVDRRGTSCEPDDVCKYGYRDDKTYWLSTIDRFEQQPRVPAEGTDIRQYISRCAVCLTTNLVLAFHSQRASVTPDCPEGWRGIWTGYSFLMHTAAGEGGGQPLTSPGSCLDYFRSAPFIECVNDICDVSSNQLSFWLIGIPGGEREQWNQPRRVVGGLDVLRQRISRCRVCVYNGGLYEDIVAKEAPPGVTATGVFNFGG from the exons CTGCGAGCCGGACGATGTCTGCAAGTACGGCTACAGGGACGACAAGACGTATTGGCTCTCCACCATCGACAGGTTCGAGCAGCAGCCGCGGGTGCCGGCAGAGGGAACGGACATCAGACAGTACATCAGCCGCTGTGCCGTGTGTCTGACGACAAACCTGGTACTGGCCTTCCACAGTCAGCGGGCCTCGGTCACTCCGGACTGTCCCGAGGGCTGGAGGGGCATCTGGACTGGCTACAGCTTCCTTATG CACACCGCTGCGGGAGAGGGAGGAGGTCAACCACTGACCAGTCCCGGAAGCTGCCTGGACTACTTCCGGTCTGCACCTTTTATCGAATGCGTTAACGATATCTGTGACGTGTCGTCTAACCAGCTCAGTTTCTGGCTCATCGGAATTCCCGGCGGTGAAAGGGAACAATGGAATCAGCCGCGCAGAGTCGTGGGAGGGTTAGACGTTCTTAGGCAAAGAATAAGTCGATGCAGGGTCTGTGTTTATAACGGTGGATTGTACGAGGATATCGTCGCTAAGGAGGCTCCTCCTGGTGTGACGGCAACTGGTGTTTTCAATTTTGGCGGCTGA